The proteins below are encoded in one region of Flavobacterium sp. IMCC34852:
- a CDS encoding amidohydrolase family protein translates to MKKKLNLVLLISSQLLIAQTYITNVTIADVERQKLIPNQTVVITKDLISNIQPSKKIKIPANANIIDAKGKYLFPGLVDAHIHFFQNGGLYTRPDAIDFRNEKPYNKEVDLAHQTMEDKLRRYLQNGITTVIDVGASYSFLKQRKDFSEKDFAPTIYMTGPLATTFEPTVYNDLKDEEPFNLVKSIEDGIKMVQNQLPLQPDFIKIWYITDRDKVEASARKNLPIIKAIIDEAHKHKLKVAVHATERITAQLSVESGCDFLVHSVDDELLKDDFVQLLKKKKTILCPTLIVHNGYINTFGQKLQFTNHDLLKSNPFQLGSLLDLRHLPDTLMINNYKRSINNAEYMAIVDKENAICRQNLKLLSDAGVLIATGTDAGNIGTLHASSYLSELKAMSASGLTNWQIIQASTINGAKVLNKENEFGTIAIGKKANLILLEGNPIENLEYLTKINQVVNRGIFFSPTEVIPDTPEALAQRQLNAYNLKNIEAFLEPYADDVEIYNYPNTLQSKGKENMRKEYSEMFDKVPNLHCQLVERIVQGNIVIDKERVQFGKQFIEAVAIYHIENGKIKRVYFIQ, encoded by the coding sequence ATGAAAAAAAAATTAAACTTAGTATTATTAATTTCTAGCCAATTACTGATTGCTCAAACCTACATTACTAATGTCACGATTGCTGATGTAGAAAGGCAAAAATTAATACCCAATCAAACTGTGGTGATTACCAAAGATTTGATTTCTAACATTCAACCAAGTAAAAAAATTAAAATCCCTGCAAACGCTAATATAATCGATGCAAAGGGAAAATATTTATTTCCGGGATTGGTTGATGCTCATATCCATTTCTTTCAAAATGGAGGTTTATATACTCGTCCTGATGCGATTGATTTCAGAAATGAAAAACCATACAATAAAGAAGTCGATTTGGCTCACCAAACCATGGAAGATAAGTTGAGACGCTATTTGCAAAATGGCATTACAACGGTTATTGATGTTGGAGCTTCTTATAGTTTTTTAAAGCAGAGAAAAGATTTTTCAGAAAAAGATTTTGCACCAACTATTTATATGACTGGGCCTTTAGCTACCACATTTGAGCCAACAGTTTATAATGATTTGAAAGATGAAGAACCATTTAATTTGGTAAAAAGTATTGAGGATGGTATTAAAATGGTCCAAAATCAATTGCCTTTACAACCTGATTTTATCAAAATTTGGTATATAACTGATAGAGATAAAGTGGAAGCCAGTGCCAGAAAAAATTTGCCCATTATTAAAGCAATTATAGATGAAGCCCACAAACATAAACTCAAAGTTGCAGTGCATGCAACCGAGAGAATAACTGCACAACTGTCTGTTGAAAGTGGTTGCGATTTTTTAGTGCATAGTGTTGATGATGAATTATTGAAGGATGATTTTGTACAACTGCTCAAGAAAAAGAAAACCATACTCTGTCCAACTTTAATTGTTCATAATGGTTATATCAATACTTTTGGACAAAAACTTCAATTTACTAACCATGATTTGTTAAAGTCAAACCCGTTTCAATTGGGTTCGCTTCTTGATTTGAGACATCTGCCGGATACTTTAATGATTAATAATTACAAAAGAAGTATCAATAATGCTGAATATATGGCCATTGTAGATAAAGAAAATGCAATTTGCCGTCAAAATCTAAAATTGTTATCAGATGCCGGAGTATTAATAGCCACCGGTACTGATGCTGGTAATATAGGTACTTTGCATGCATCATCATATTTATCAGAATTAAAAGCCATGTCCGCAAGTGGCCTCACAAATTGGCAAATCATACAGGCGTCAACAATTAACGGCGCCAAAGTACTCAATAAAGAAAATGAATTTGGAACTATTGCCATCGGTAAAAAAGCCAACTTGATATTATTGGAAGGGAATCCAATTGAAAATCTGGAATATTTAACCAAAATTAATCAAGTAGTCAATCGAGGTATATTTTTTAGTCCTACTGAAGTAATTCCTGATACTCCGGAAGCATTAGCCCAACGTCAACTAAATGCATACAATTTGAAAAACATTGAAGCATTTTTGGAACCATATGCTGATGATGTTGAAATATATAATTACCCAAATACACTGCAGTCAAAAGGCAAGGAAAACATGCGTAAAGAATATTCAGAGATGTTCGATAAAGTTCCAAACTTGCATTGTCAATTGGTTGAAAGAATTGTTCAAGGCAATATCGTTATTGATAAAGAACGTGTTCAATTTGGAAAACAATTTATTGAAGCTGTAGCGATATACCACATCGAAAACGGTAAAATTAAACGTGTTTATTTTATTCAATAA